A genomic segment from Glycine soja cultivar W05 chromosome 18, ASM419377v2, whole genome shotgun sequence encodes:
- the LOC114396647 gene encoding sterol 3-beta-glucosyltransferase UGT80A2-like isoform X3 gives MADSPEDCSRDPGNGKDMEDSTSSVANGTSSSSASGILGKGLSKVTTLPADISQDKSESSSSKFKMERSKTERQRHLSPEDAAQIFDDKIPIQEKLKLLNRIATVKDDGTVEFEVPVDVEPEAIFARSKQVNHVVDDSLDATDFHYIPPLNIVMLIVGTRGDVQPFIAIGKRMQDYGHRVRLATHSNFKEFVLTAGLEFYPLGGDPKVLAGWHTHVAEALKIPIHIFFTMPWTPTTEFPHPLSRVKQQAGYRLSYQIVDSLIWLGIRDMINDLRKKKLKLRPVTYLSGSQGSETDVPHAYIWSPHLVPKPKDWGPKIDVVGFCFLDLALNYEPPESLVKWLEEGDKPIYIGFGSLPVQEPKKMTQIIVDALEITGQRGIINKGWGGLGNLAEPKDSIYLLDNCPHDWLFLRCKAVVHHGGAGTTAAGLKAACPTTIVPFFGDQPFWGERVHARGVGPPPIPVDEFSLPKLVDAIKLMLDPKVKERAIELAKAMENEDGVTGAVKAFFKQLPQKKSESDADPQPTGFFSVRRCFGCS, from the exons ATGGCGGACTCGCCGGAGGATTGTTCGAGGGATCCTGGAAACGGCAAGGACATGGAGGACAGTACATCCTCTGTTGCCAATGGTACAAGTAGCTCTTCTGCCTCAG GCATTCTTGGCAAAGGGTTGTCTAAAGTGACCACATTGCCAGCAGACATATCACAAGATAAATCGGAGTCAAGCTCAAGTAAGTTTAAGATGGAAAGGTCAAAAACAGAGAGGCAGAGACACCTAAGTCCTGAAGATGCAGCACAGATTTTTGACGACAAAATTCCTATCCAGGAGAAG CTGAAATTGTTGAACAGAATTGCTACTgtaaaagatgatggaactgtAGAATTTGAAGTTCCTGTAGATGTTGAACCTGAGGCTATTTTTGCTCGATCCAAACAAGTAAATCATGTTGTTGATGATTCGCTTGATGCAACAGACTTTCATTACATCCCGCCATTGAATATAGTCATGCTTATTGTTGGTACACGAGGAGATGTGCAACCCTTTATTGCAATAGGCAAACGCATGCAG GACTATGGGCATCGTGTTAGATTAGCAACCCATTCAAATTTTAAGGAGTTTGTTTTGACAGCTGGGTTGGAGTTTTATCCATTAGGCGGTGATCCAAAAGTTCTTGCTGGTT GGCATACCCATGTGGCAGAGGCACTTAAAATtccaattcatatttttttcacaatGCCATGGAC GCCAACTACTGAATTTCCGCATCCTCTATCACGTGTAAAGCAACAGGCTGGTTATAGG CTTTCATATCAAATAGTTGACTCTTTGATTTGGCTTGGAATTCGAGACATGATTAATGATCTTAGGAAGAAAAAGTTGAAGCTACGACCAGTCACATATTTAAGTGGCTCACAAGGCTCTGAAACTGATGTTCCACATGCATATATATGGAGTCCTCATCTTGTTCCTAAACCAAAAG ATTGGGGACCAAAAATTGATGTAGTAGGGTTTTGCTTTCTTGATCTTGCGTTAAACTATGAACCTCCAGAGTCCCTTGTAAAATGGCttgaagaaggagacaaacctatttacattggatttggtagcCTG CCTGTTCAAGAACCAAAAAAGATGACACAAATAATTGTAGATGCTTTGGAGATCACTGGACAGAGGGGCATCATCAATAAAGGATGGGGAGGTCTTGGGAATT TGGCAGAACCAAAGGACTCTATATACTTATTGGATAATTGTCCTCATGATTGGCTTTTCTTGCGTTGCAAGGCTGTG GTTCATCACGGAGGTGCTGGCACAACAGCTGCGGGGCTCAAAGCTGCT TGCCCAACAACCATAGTTCCTTTTTTCGGCGATCAACCATTTTGGGGTGAGAGAGTACATGCTAGAGGAGTTGGTCCTCCACCTATCCCAGTTGATGAGTTTTCACTTCCCAAGTTGGTTGATGCAATAAAACTTATGCTGGATCCCAAG GTAAAGGAACGTGCAATCGAACTTGCAAAGGCCATGGAAAATGAGGATGGAGTGACAGGAGCTGTGAAAGCATTTTTTAAGCAGCTTCCTCAAAAAAAATCAGAGTCTGATGCAGATCCGCAACCAACTGGTTTTTTCTCTGTAAGAAGATGTTTTGGTTGTTCCTGA
- the LOC114396647 gene encoding sterol 3-beta-glucosyltransferase UGT80A2-like isoform X1, with product MADSPEDCSRDPGNGKDMEDSTSSVANGTSSSSASGILGKGLSKVTTLPADISQDKSESSSSKFKMERSKTERQRHLSPEDAAQIFDDKIPIQEKLKLLNRIATVKDDGTVEFEVPVDVEPEAIFARSKQVNHVVDDSLDATDFHYIPPLNIVMLIVGTRGDVQPFIAIGKRMQDYGHRVRLATHSNFKEFVLTAGLEFYPLGGDPKVLAGYMVKNKGFLPSGPSEIPIQRNQMKEIINSLLPACKEPDIDSGVPFKADAIIANPPAYGHTHVAEALKIPIHIFFTMPWTPTTEFPHPLSRVKQQAGYRLSYQIVDSLIWLGIRDMINDLRKKKLKLRPVTYLSGSQGSETDVPHAYIWSPHLVPKPKDWGPKIDVVGFCFLDLALNYEPPESLVKWLEEGDKPIYIGFGSLPVQEPKKMTQIIVDALEITGQRGIINKGWGGLGNLAEPKDSIYLLDNCPHDWLFLRCKAVVHHGGAGTTAAGLKAACPTTIVPFFGDQPFWGERVHARGVGPPPIPVDEFSLPKLVDAIKLMLDPKVKERAIELAKAMENEDGVTGAVKAFFKQLPQKKSESDADPQPTGFFSVRRCFGCS from the exons ATGGCGGACTCGCCGGAGGATTGTTCGAGGGATCCTGGAAACGGCAAGGACATGGAGGACAGTACATCCTCTGTTGCCAATGGTACAAGTAGCTCTTCTGCCTCAG GCATTCTTGGCAAAGGGTTGTCTAAAGTGACCACATTGCCAGCAGACATATCACAAGATAAATCGGAGTCAAGCTCAAGTAAGTTTAAGATGGAAAGGTCAAAAACAGAGAGGCAGAGACACCTAAGTCCTGAAGATGCAGCACAGATTTTTGACGACAAAATTCCTATCCAGGAGAAG CTGAAATTGTTGAACAGAATTGCTACTgtaaaagatgatggaactgtAGAATTTGAAGTTCCTGTAGATGTTGAACCTGAGGCTATTTTTGCTCGATCCAAACAAGTAAATCATGTTGTTGATGATTCGCTTGATGCAACAGACTTTCATTACATCCCGCCATTGAATATAGTCATGCTTATTGTTGGTACACGAGGAGATGTGCAACCCTTTATTGCAATAGGCAAACGCATGCAG GACTATGGGCATCGTGTTAGATTAGCAACCCATTCAAATTTTAAGGAGTTTGTTTTGACAGCTGGGTTGGAGTTTTATCCATTAGGCGGTGATCCAAAAGTTCTTGCTGGTT ATATGGTTAAAAATAAGGGCTTTCTGCCATCGGGACCTTCTGAGATACCTATTCAGCGAAatcaaatgaaagaaattattaactCTCTGCTTCCAGCCTGTAAAGAACCTGATATTGATTCTGGTGTCCCATTTAAAGCTGATGCAATCATTGCCAATCCCCCTGCATATG GGCATACCCATGTGGCAGAGGCACTTAAAATtccaattcatatttttttcacaatGCCATGGAC GCCAACTACTGAATTTCCGCATCCTCTATCACGTGTAAAGCAACAGGCTGGTTATAGG CTTTCATATCAAATAGTTGACTCTTTGATTTGGCTTGGAATTCGAGACATGATTAATGATCTTAGGAAGAAAAAGTTGAAGCTACGACCAGTCACATATTTAAGTGGCTCACAAGGCTCTGAAACTGATGTTCCACATGCATATATATGGAGTCCTCATCTTGTTCCTAAACCAAAAG ATTGGGGACCAAAAATTGATGTAGTAGGGTTTTGCTTTCTTGATCTTGCGTTAAACTATGAACCTCCAGAGTCCCTTGTAAAATGGCttgaagaaggagacaaacctatttacattggatttggtagcCTG CCTGTTCAAGAACCAAAAAAGATGACACAAATAATTGTAGATGCTTTGGAGATCACTGGACAGAGGGGCATCATCAATAAAGGATGGGGAGGTCTTGGGAATT TGGCAGAACCAAAGGACTCTATATACTTATTGGATAATTGTCCTCATGATTGGCTTTTCTTGCGTTGCAAGGCTGTG GTTCATCACGGAGGTGCTGGCACAACAGCTGCGGGGCTCAAAGCTGCT TGCCCAACAACCATAGTTCCTTTTTTCGGCGATCAACCATTTTGGGGTGAGAGAGTACATGCTAGAGGAGTTGGTCCTCCACCTATCCCAGTTGATGAGTTTTCACTTCCCAAGTTGGTTGATGCAATAAAACTTATGCTGGATCCCAAG GTAAAGGAACGTGCAATCGAACTTGCAAAGGCCATGGAAAATGAGGATGGAGTGACAGGAGCTGTGAAAGCATTTTTTAAGCAGCTTCCTCAAAAAAAATCAGAGTCTGATGCAGATCCGCAACCAACTGGTTTTTTCTCTGTAAGAAGATGTTTTGGTTGTTCCTGA
- the LOC114396647 gene encoding sterol 3-beta-glucosyltransferase UGT80A2-like isoform X2, giving the protein MADSPEDCSRDPGNGKDMEDSTSSVANGILGKGLSKVTTLPADISQDKSESSSSKFKMERSKTERQRHLSPEDAAQIFDDKIPIQEKLKLLNRIATVKDDGTVEFEVPVDVEPEAIFARSKQVNHVVDDSLDATDFHYIPPLNIVMLIVGTRGDVQPFIAIGKRMQDYGHRVRLATHSNFKEFVLTAGLEFYPLGGDPKVLAGYMVKNKGFLPSGPSEIPIQRNQMKEIINSLLPACKEPDIDSGVPFKADAIIANPPAYGHTHVAEALKIPIHIFFTMPWTPTTEFPHPLSRVKQQAGYRLSYQIVDSLIWLGIRDMINDLRKKKLKLRPVTYLSGSQGSETDVPHAYIWSPHLVPKPKDWGPKIDVVGFCFLDLALNYEPPESLVKWLEEGDKPIYIGFGSLPVQEPKKMTQIIVDALEITGQRGIINKGWGGLGNLAEPKDSIYLLDNCPHDWLFLRCKAVVHHGGAGTTAAGLKAACPTTIVPFFGDQPFWGERVHARGVGPPPIPVDEFSLPKLVDAIKLMLDPKVKERAIELAKAMENEDGVTGAVKAFFKQLPQKKSESDADPQPTGFFSVRRCFGCS; this is encoded by the exons ATGGCGGACTCGCCGGAGGATTGTTCGAGGGATCCTGGAAACGGCAAGGACATGGAGGACAGTACATCCTCTGTTGCCAATG GCATTCTTGGCAAAGGGTTGTCTAAAGTGACCACATTGCCAGCAGACATATCACAAGATAAATCGGAGTCAAGCTCAAGTAAGTTTAAGATGGAAAGGTCAAAAACAGAGAGGCAGAGACACCTAAGTCCTGAAGATGCAGCACAGATTTTTGACGACAAAATTCCTATCCAGGAGAAG CTGAAATTGTTGAACAGAATTGCTACTgtaaaagatgatggaactgtAGAATTTGAAGTTCCTGTAGATGTTGAACCTGAGGCTATTTTTGCTCGATCCAAACAAGTAAATCATGTTGTTGATGATTCGCTTGATGCAACAGACTTTCATTACATCCCGCCATTGAATATAGTCATGCTTATTGTTGGTACACGAGGAGATGTGCAACCCTTTATTGCAATAGGCAAACGCATGCAG GACTATGGGCATCGTGTTAGATTAGCAACCCATTCAAATTTTAAGGAGTTTGTTTTGACAGCTGGGTTGGAGTTTTATCCATTAGGCGGTGATCCAAAAGTTCTTGCTGGTT ATATGGTTAAAAATAAGGGCTTTCTGCCATCGGGACCTTCTGAGATACCTATTCAGCGAAatcaaatgaaagaaattattaactCTCTGCTTCCAGCCTGTAAAGAACCTGATATTGATTCTGGTGTCCCATTTAAAGCTGATGCAATCATTGCCAATCCCCCTGCATATG GGCATACCCATGTGGCAGAGGCACTTAAAATtccaattcatatttttttcacaatGCCATGGAC GCCAACTACTGAATTTCCGCATCCTCTATCACGTGTAAAGCAACAGGCTGGTTATAGG CTTTCATATCAAATAGTTGACTCTTTGATTTGGCTTGGAATTCGAGACATGATTAATGATCTTAGGAAGAAAAAGTTGAAGCTACGACCAGTCACATATTTAAGTGGCTCACAAGGCTCTGAAACTGATGTTCCACATGCATATATATGGAGTCCTCATCTTGTTCCTAAACCAAAAG ATTGGGGACCAAAAATTGATGTAGTAGGGTTTTGCTTTCTTGATCTTGCGTTAAACTATGAACCTCCAGAGTCCCTTGTAAAATGGCttgaagaaggagacaaacctatttacattggatttggtagcCTG CCTGTTCAAGAACCAAAAAAGATGACACAAATAATTGTAGATGCTTTGGAGATCACTGGACAGAGGGGCATCATCAATAAAGGATGGGGAGGTCTTGGGAATT TGGCAGAACCAAAGGACTCTATATACTTATTGGATAATTGTCCTCATGATTGGCTTTTCTTGCGTTGCAAGGCTGTG GTTCATCACGGAGGTGCTGGCACAACAGCTGCGGGGCTCAAAGCTGCT TGCCCAACAACCATAGTTCCTTTTTTCGGCGATCAACCATTTTGGGGTGAGAGAGTACATGCTAGAGGAGTTGGTCCTCCACCTATCCCAGTTGATGAGTTTTCACTTCCCAAGTTGGTTGATGCAATAAAACTTATGCTGGATCCCAAG GTAAAGGAACGTGCAATCGAACTTGCAAAGGCCATGGAAAATGAGGATGGAGTGACAGGAGCTGTGAAAGCATTTTTTAAGCAGCTTCCTCAAAAAAAATCAGAGTCTGATGCAGATCCGCAACCAACTGGTTTTTTCTCTGTAAGAAGATGTTTTGGTTGTTCCTGA